A genomic segment from Clarias gariepinus isolate MV-2021 ecotype Netherlands chromosome 11, CGAR_prim_01v2, whole genome shotgun sequence encodes:
- the scn3b gene encoding sodium channel subunit beta-3 isoform X2 codes for MTTQMTLLWHLLLLLIFAVRQCRLVCVDAVSDTEAVLGSRMKLTCVSCMKREEISAQTKVYWYYRPDRDAVRQEIYIYDGEPQALEGKWKGRLWWNGSKDLQDVSISISNVTWNDSGLYECVVLRQFSFNSYSPSIAKTVEIELVVREEASEDPTALYSEITMYVLLVFLTFWLLVEMIYCYRKISKSDEQAQDSAF; via the exons ATGACAACTCAAATGACGCTTCTGTGGCATCTTCTTTTGCTGCTCATATTTGCTG TGCGACAATGCAGGCTGGTGTGCGTGGACGCAGTCTCTGACACAGAGGCAGTTCTGGGGAGCCGCATGAAACTCACCTGCGTCTCATGTATGAAGAGAGAGGAAATTAGTGCTCAAACAAAGGTGTATTGGTATTACAGACCCGACCGGGATGCAGTCCGTCAGGAG ATCTACATATATGATGGCGAACCACAGGCCTTGGAGGGGAAGTGGAAGGGCCGTCTGTGGTGGAACGGCAGCAAAGACCTGCAGGATGTCTCCATCAGCATTTCCAATGTCACGTGGAACGACAGCGGCCTCTATGAATGTGTCGTGCTCCGCCAATTTTCCTTCAACTCGTACTCCCCTTCCATCGCGAAGACCGTTGAGATTGAACTGGTGGTACGAGAAGAGG CAAGCGAAGATCCCACAGCACTGTACTCGGAGATCACGATGTACGTTCTGCTGGTGTTCCTCACCTTCTGGCTGCTGGTTGAGATGATCTACTGCTACAGAAAGATCTCCAAATCAGACGAGCAAGCACAGGACAGCGC GTTCTGA
- the scn3b gene encoding sodium channel subunit beta-3 isoform X1 — protein sequence MTTQMTLLWHLLLLLIFAVRQCRLVCVDAVSDTEAVLGSRMKLTCVSCMKREEISAQTKVYWYYRPDRDAVRQEIYIYDGEPQALEGKWKGRLWWNGSKDLQDVSISISNVTWNDSGLYECVVLRQFSFNSYSPSIAKTVEIELVVREEASEDPTALYSEITMYVLLVFLTFWLLVEMIYCYRKISKSDEQAQDSATDYLAIPSENKENQPGPAVTE from the exons ATGACAACTCAAATGACGCTTCTGTGGCATCTTCTTTTGCTGCTCATATTTGCTG TGCGACAATGCAGGCTGGTGTGCGTGGACGCAGTCTCTGACACAGAGGCAGTTCTGGGGAGCCGCATGAAACTCACCTGCGTCTCATGTATGAAGAGAGAGGAAATTAGTGCTCAAACAAAGGTGTATTGGTATTACAGACCCGACCGGGATGCAGTCCGTCAGGAG ATCTACATATATGATGGCGAACCACAGGCCTTGGAGGGGAAGTGGAAGGGCCGTCTGTGGTGGAACGGCAGCAAAGACCTGCAGGATGTCTCCATCAGCATTTCCAATGTCACGTGGAACGACAGCGGCCTCTATGAATGTGTCGTGCTCCGCCAATTTTCCTTCAACTCGTACTCCCCTTCCATCGCGAAGACCGTTGAGATTGAACTGGTGGTACGAGAAGAGG CAAGCGAAGATCCCACAGCACTGTACTCGGAGATCACGATGTACGTTCTGCTGGTGTTCCTCACCTTCTGGCTGCTGGTTGAGATGATCTACTGCTACAGAAAGATCTCCAAATCAGACGAGCAAGCACAGGACAGCGC GACAGACTACTTAGCCATTCCTTCTGAAAATAAAGAGAACCAACCGGGTCCTGCTGTAACGGAATAA